One Vitis vinifera cultivar Pinot Noir 40024 chromosome 8, ASM3070453v1 genomic window carries:
- the LOC100253930 gene encoding uncharacterized protein LOC100253930: MGVDYYKILQVDRSAKDDDLKKAYRKLAMKWHPDKNPNNKKEAEAKFKQISEAYDVLSDPQKRAVYDQYGEEGLKGQVPPPGAGGFSGGSDGGPTMFRFNPRSADDIFSEFFGFSSPFGDMGGSRAGGSGFPRGMFSEDFFSSFRGGAGEASSATMPRKGAPIERALPCSLDDLYKGTSKKMKISRDVIDHFGRTTTTEEILTIEIKPGWKKGTKITFPEKGNEQRGIVPSDLIFIIDEKPHLVFKRDGNDLIFTQKISLVEALTGYTVQVTTLDGRTLTIPINSIISPTYEEVVKGEGMPIPKEPSKKGNLRIKFNIKFPARLTSEQKTGIKRLLSS; this comes from the exons ATGGGGGTGGACTACTACAAGATTCTTCAAGTAGATAGAAGCGCCAAAGACGATGACTTAAAGAAAGCTTATCGAAAACTCGCTATGAAATGGCATCCTGACAAAAACCCTAACAACAAGAAAGAGGCCGAGGCCAAATTCAAGCAAATCTCCGAGGCCTATGAC GTTTTGAGTGATCCACAGAAGAGGGCGGTGTATGATCAATACGGAGAGGAGGGGCTCAAGGGCCAGGTGCCGCCTCCGGGTGCCGGTGGGTTTTCCGGCGGGTCGGATGGAGGTCCAACGATGTTCCGGTTCAATCCGAGGAGTGCCGACGATATATTTTCAGAGTTTTTCGGGTTTTCGAGTCCGTTCGGAGACATGGGCGGGTCGCGAGCCGGCGGGTCGGGATTTCCGAGAGGCATGTTCAGTGAAGATTTCTTTTCTTCGTTCAGGGGCGGTGCCGGGGAGGCTTCCTCGGCGACTATGCCGCGGAAAGGGGCGCCGATAGAGCGGGCATTACCGTGTAGCTTGGACGATTTATATAAGGGAACTAGTAAGAAGATGAAGATTTCGAGGGATGTTATTGATCACTTTGG GAGAACCACAACAACAGAAGAAATCCTTACTATTGAGATCAAGCCAGGTTGGAAGAAGGGGACAAAAATCACTTTCCCAGAAAAGGGAAATGAGCAGCGTGGTATTGTACCCTCAGATCTCATCTTTATAATCGATGAGAAGCCTCACCTTGTATTCAAGAGGGATGGCAATGATCTTATTTTCACCCAGAAGATATCTCTCGTGGAAGCTCTAACAGGTTACACAGTACAAGTTACTACTCTTGATGGGAGGACTCTGACGATCCCCATCAACTCGATCATCAGTCCCACCTATGAGGAAGTTGTTAAAGGGGAGGGGATGCCCATCCCCAAGGAACCCTCCAAAAAAGGTAACTTGAGAATTAAGTTCAACATCAAATTCCCCGCCAGGCTTACTTCGGAGCAGAAAACTGGCATTAAGAGGTTGTTATCGTCGTAA
- the LOC100259069 gene encoding PHD finger protein ALFIN-LIKE 1: MEMASISSSPRTVEEIFKDYSGRRAGVVRALTYDVDEFYKLCDPEKENLCLYGHPNDTWEVTLPAEEVPPELPEPALGINFARDGMNRKDWLSLVAVHSDSWLLSAAFYLGARLNRNERKRLFSMINDLPTVFEVVTERKPIKDKPSVDSGSKSRVSTKRGNEGQVKSTPKLAADESFEEEEDEHSETLCGSCGGNYNADEFWIGCDICERWFHGKCVKITPAKAESIKQYKCPSCSLKRSRQ, translated from the exons ATGGAAATGGCTTCTATTTCTTCGAGTCCGAGGACTGTAGAGGAGATCTTCAAGGATTACAGCGGTCGTAGAGCTGGTGTTGTGCGTGCCTTAACCTACG ATGTTGATGAATTCTACAAGCTCTGCGATCCAG AGAAAGAGAATTTGTGTCTGTATGGTCATCCAAATGATACTTGGGAAGTAACTCTTCCAGCAGAGGAAGTTCCTCCAGAGCTCCCTGAGCCAGCGCTTGGGATCAATTTTGCGAGAGATGGCATGAACCGCAAAGACTGGCTTTCACTGGTTGCTGTGCACAGTGATTCTTGGTTGCTCTCTGCAGCTTTCTATCTTGGTGCTCGCCTTAACCGCAATGAAAG gAAACGTCTATTTAGTATGATCAATGATCTGCCCACTGTCTTTGAAGTTGTAACAGAGAGGAAGCCTATAAAAGACAAGCCTAGTGTGGATAGTGGAAGCAAATCTCGAGTCAGCACAAAG AGGGGGAATGAAGGGCAAGTGAAAAGCACCCCGAAGCTGGCAGCAGATGAGAGCTTTGAGGAGGAGGAAGATGAACATAGTGAAACCCTCTGTGGGAGCTGTGGTGGGAACTACAATGCTGATGAGTTCTGGATTGGGTGCGACATCTGTGAGAGGTGGTTCCATGGAAAGTGTGTGAAGATAACACCTGCCAAGGCTGAGAGCATTAAGCAATATAAGTGTCCATCTTGCAGCTTAAAGAGGAGCAGGCAGTAG
- the LOC100243697 gene encoding myb family transcription factor PHL7: MPGGLGSVSANMGSSRSDGSGKERLRWTQELHDRFEEAVNQLGGADRATPKGILKAMAVPGLTIYHVKSHLQKYRISKFVPESSSRAKFERRSISEMLPNFSTTSGAQLKEALQMHMEVERRLSDQLEVQKSLKLKIEAQGRFFERIAEEQRNWVSIMKPTNLFSPTSLPSLCEESESNAKESDSDSDSNKTDMQYEGFQAKKPRLMDDHIYPPRFKHASPSSGSHDPTTMLLPKDNVKLSYPPAHEISFPWSITACPSPLVPGFL; the protein is encoded by the exons ATGCCTGGAGGCCTTGGGTCGGTCAGTGCCAATATGGGTTCTTCTCGTTCTGATGGCTCCGGAAAAGAACGCTTGCGCTGGACACAGGAACTACATGATCGGTTTGAAGAGGCTGTTAATCAGCTTGGTGGTGCCGATA GAGCAACTCCAAAGGGAATCTTAAAGGCTATGGCTGTTCCCGGACTAACCATTTACCATGTTAAAAGCCACCTGCAg AAATACAGAATATCAAAGTTTGTACCAGAATCATCCAGTA GAGCCAAGTTTGAGAGGAGAAGCATTTCAGAAATGTTGCCTAATTTCAGTACAACTTC GGGTGCTCAGCTTAAGGAAGCATTACAAATGCACATGGAAGTAGAAAGGCGTTTGAGCGATCAACTTGAG GTTCAGAAGAGCTTGAAGCTGAAAATCGAAGCCCAGGGAAGATTTTTTGAGAGAATTGCAGAAGAACAACGCAACTGGGTGAGCATCATGAAACCCACCAACCTCTTCTCCCCCACATCACTGCCTTCCCTCTGCGAAGAGTCTGAGTCAAATGCAAAGGAATCCGATTCTGATTCAGATTCCAACAAGACCGACATGCAATATGAAGGATTTCAAGCGAAGAAGCCTAGACTAATGGATGATCACATTTACCCTCCAAGGTTCAAACATGCATCACCCAGTTCGGGATCCCACGATCCAACCACCATGCTTCTTCCAAAGGATAATGTGAAACTTTCATATCCTCCTGCCCATGAAATCAGCTTTCCATGGAGTATCACTGCCTGCCCATCGCCTCTAGTCCCTGGGTTTTTATAG